Within the Pseudomonas mendocina genome, the region ACTGATCAGCCTGCTGAAGAGTCAGGGCACCCTGGAAAAAGCCCTGGCCGATCAGGACGTCAGCATCAGCTGGCACGAATTCCCCAACGGCCAACCGCTGCTGGAGGCGCTCAACGTCGGCAACATCGACCTCTCCGCCGATGTCGCCGACACCGTGCCGGTGTTCGCCCAGGCCGCCGGTGCTGACCTCGCCTACTTCGCTCAGGAAGCGCCCTCTCCCTGCGCGCAGGCGATCATCGTGCGCGAGGATTCACCGATCAAAAACCTGGCTGACCTCAAGGGCAAGAAGGTCGCCGTGACCAAGGCAGCCGGCGTGCACTACCTGCTGATCGCTGCGCTGAACAAGGCTGGCCTGAAATTCAGCGACATCGAACCCGCCTACCTGACCCCGGCCGACGGCCGCGCCGCCTTCGAGAACCGCAAGGTGGACGCCTGGGTCACCTGGGAGCCCTTCCTCAGCGGCGCGCAGCAGCAGTTGCCGACGCGCATCCTCGTCGACGGCAAGGGCCTGGCCGACTACCAGCGCTACTACCTGACCAGCGCCACCTTCGCCAAGAGCCACCCGCAGGTACTGCAGACCGTGTTCGCCGAACTGGTGAAGACTGGCGACTGGCTGCGCGCCAACCCGCGTCAGGCCGCTGAAATCCTCGGCCCGCTGTGGGGCAACCTCGACCCGGCCATTGTCGAGAAAGCCAACGCAAAGCGCAGCTATCAGGTGCGCCTGGTGCAGCCGGACAGCCTCGCTGAGCAGCAGAAGATCGCTGATGCCTTCTACAGCGCCAGCCTGCTACCGACCTCGGTGGATGCCCGCGAAGTCAGTATCTGGAGCCCGCAATGAGTGCCGAAGCCCGTCTGCACCCCAGCCTCCGTGACGAGCCGCTGTTCGCCGCGCACCTGTTCCCCGTGGACTTCGGCAGCCGCACGGCCAAGGTCGAACGCCTGGCCCGGCGCCTGGCAGCCAGCGCGGTGGAGCGTGATCGTGCAGGGGGCAGCGCCCAGGCCGAACGCGAACTGCTGCGCGACAGCGGTCTGCTGACCCTGGCCGTGCCGCAGCAGTACGGCGGCCAGGGCGTGGTCTGGCCGGAGATCTACCGCATCGTGCGCTACCTGGCGGCGGTGGACAGCTCGCTGGCCCACCTGTTCGCCTTCCAGCACCTGCAGGTGGCGACCATCCAGCTGTTCGGCAACCCAGATCAGCAGCGCCACTGGCTGACGCGCACGGTGCAGGAGCGCTGGTTCTGGGGCAACGCCACCAACGGTCGCGACACCGGCCTCAAACTCAGCCCACGCGAAGAGCATTACGAGCTCAATGGCAGCAAGTCGTTCTGCTCCGGTGCCCTCGGCGCCGACGCGCTGGTGGTCAGCGCACCGCGCGGCAAGAACCCGGAGGATCGCGTGTTCATCGTGCTGCCCAGCCAACGCGAGGGGCTGGCGTTGAACAGCGACTGGGACGGCTTCGGCCAACGCCAGACCGACAGCGGCACGGTGCAGTTCGAGCAGGTATTCGTCGACGCCAGCGAGCTGCTCGGCCCGGTCGGCCCCAGCCCACGCACCACGCTGCGCGCCTGCCTGTCGCAATTGATCCTCACCCAGCTCTACCTGGGCAACGCTCAGGGCGCGCTGGACGCCGCGCTGCGCTACACCCGCGAGCAGAGCCGCGCCTGGCCGGCGTCGGGCGTGGCCACTGCCAGCGACGATCCATTCATCCAGCAACGCTACGGAGAGCTGTGGCTGCGCTACCGCAGCGCCCTGCCCTTGGCCGAGCACGCCGCCCAGCGCCTGCAAACCGCCTGGGAGAAACCGGCACTGACCGCCGCCGAACGTGCCGAAGTGGCGCTGGCCATCAGCGAGGCCAAGGTGGTGGCGGTGCGCGCCGCCCTCGATATCACCAGCCAGATCTTCGAAGCCATGGGCGCCCGCGCCACCAGCTCGCGCTACGGTTTCGACCGCTTCTGGCGCAACGTGCGCGTGCACAGCCTGCACGATCCCATCGACTACAAGGTGCGCGACCTCGGCCATTGGCTGCTCAGCGGCCAGGGCCCGCAACCATCGCTGTACGGCTGATCGGGCTGGCCAACTCGGAGCCAGACTGTAGGAGGAGCTTTAGCCGCGACCCTGTCGTGAATGCAAACCGGTGACGGGATTGTCCCGGCTTGCATTCGGCCAGCCTTACGCTCCAGCAGCCAAAGCGAGCGGGCGAAAAATCATCAACCCCGCTCAGCCCTTGCCCCACCTGACCTGACCGCGTTTTCCCGCATCTTATCCACAATGCTTTCCCCAGATTTTGTGCACGACGCCCGCCAAGGCGCACCTGCCCTGCTCGATTGTTGGAAACTCAAGCCAAGTGATTGATTAAAAGCGATATTCCGCCTGGCGATAACGCCAGCAAAGCCTAATTGGGCAAAAACTGAGCGCCCCGCCGTGACCCGCCTGGATGCTAGGCGCGGAGGGCTTTTGCAAAGGTTATCCACAGCGGTATTAACAGAATTTGTGGGTG harbors:
- a CDS encoding aliphatic sulfonate ABC transporter substrate-binding protein; this encodes MTNTPSKRSTLIAASLAIGLLVAPLTEAAEQLRIGYQKSSTLISLLKSQGTLEKALADQDVSISWHEFPNGQPLLEALNVGNIDLSADVADTVPVFAQAAGADLAYFAQEAPSPCAQAIIVREDSPIKNLADLKGKKVAVTKAAGVHYLLIAALNKAGLKFSDIEPAYLTPADGRAAFENRKVDAWVTWEPFLSGAQQQLPTRILVDGKGLADYQRYYLTSATFAKSHPQVLQTVFAELVKTGDWLRANPRQAAEILGPLWGNLDPAIVEKANAKRSYQVRLVQPDSLAEQQKIADAFYSASLLPTSVDAREVSIWSPQ
- a CDS encoding acyl-CoA dehydrogenase family protein; the protein is MSAEARLHPSLRDEPLFAAHLFPVDFGSRTAKVERLARRLAASAVERDRAGGSAQAERELLRDSGLLTLAVPQQYGGQGVVWPEIYRIVRYLAAVDSSLAHLFAFQHLQVATIQLFGNPDQQRHWLTRTVQERWFWGNATNGRDTGLKLSPREEHYELNGSKSFCSGALGADALVVSAPRGKNPEDRVFIVLPSQREGLALNSDWDGFGQRQTDSGTVQFEQVFVDASELLGPVGPSPRTTLRACLSQLILTQLYLGNAQGALDAALRYTREQSRAWPASGVATASDDPFIQQRYGELWLRYRSALPLAEHAAQRLQTAWEKPALTAAERAEVALAISEAKVVAVRAALDITSQIFEAMGARATSSRYGFDRFWRNVRVHSLHDPIDYKVRDLGHWLLSGQGPQPSLYG